In Glycine soja cultivar W05 chromosome 10, ASM419377v2, whole genome shotgun sequence, the genomic stretch taacacattcgttaacatcggtttttgtaaaaaccgatgttaactttcaacattaatatacattttttgggtgtaattcatattagcaacatcggttattaattttacgttaacatcggtttttaaaaaaccgatgttaacgataatactatcaacgtcggtactttgaaccgatgttgaaagtcataaataaccgatgtagaaagcatattttctaatagtgagaATGGTCTCCTATGTACTCTCCTTTTCACTAGGGATCGAAGTTGTTGTAATGTTGTTCTTCTTCATGACTGCTACCCCTCTCATTGAGCCATTGTCCCCTCATATAAAAGAGTATAGAATAGTAAAAAATTTGTAGAGTATTTATTGTTCCATTTTACCATGTAAATGGTTTCAGGTTCGAGACATGGTCAAGattaaaaccaaaccaaactagGGAGCATAAACACGAAAACATTATCTTAATGGGTTCCTAAATGCATACACTCAAACATTACTTTGTTAGGGCAAGGCAACATTTGCACAACAACCTAGTTACAACAACATTCCAAGTTCACTAAACCGTTAATAATTACTTCTTCAACACCAAACAAGAAATTTCAAACATCGACAAGCTTACCTTGAAGACAAGTTGTAGGGCACGACAACTCTGAAAAGGGAAACTCACTGGCTTGTGCGGTGGTGCCACAAGACGAGATGTCGGACGCGCGACAATGCACTACGCCCTTCGACCGAGGTCACGGGGGTGCGACAGAGATGCAGGCAAATGGCAGAGGTCATGGCGAGGTCACAGTAGATCAAAATTTCAGAGAAACAGGGAAGCGGGAGCTCGAGCGCGAGTGTTCATGAATTAGTGCACAAAACCTTATAAACCTCAATGTTAACGACGGTGGCTCAAGAACAACGTCGTTGACATTCAAAATTTCAACGATAGTGTTTTCAAAAGCACCGTCTTAACTTACCTGCTGCGTAACCTACAAAGACGGGCACCCCGATCAACGTTGTTGAATGTGTCACGCGCCATGCACATGGCACATAAAATGATAACATATTTATGGAATTGCCACCGCTACTCCTACTACGATAGGTATAGCGCGTCGTAAAAtggcttttttttagtagtgatgtaaccaaacatattttaaaatatgcacGAATGATATTTCTCTCTTATATTCTTGAGAATAAGcttcttgaaaatgaaaaaaaattatgtgaaacAAACTCCTTGCAGCTTGTAGAAATATCTCAACAACTTACTAATTAAGTGATTATAAAAAAACGTAATCGTAATcttgaattgaaatttgaaaatgtgAGTCATAaacaaaaagtattaaaaagcaGGCATTACCAACTAGCGTATAAATCAACTAATTTGATGTTATTCTACTTAGTAGTCGACTTGAGAGTTTtgcaaagagaaaataaaaaaattaatgcaattGTTCCTATGATTCAAACACGATTTTCTCTAGTAATGATACAtaccgttttttttttttttaagtttataagAAAATCAAGACAAAATGCTTGAAACTTGAAACGAGAAACAAAGAAAGCTGAAATTTGGGAAAGATTTTAATCagtaagtttttaaatttattatatatatacacacattaaCTTATTACCTATATATAGGCTTTAGTATTTTAGAACAATTTGAAGTTGTATGGCGTGTTTGGTACGTTGgaaaaacaaagaggaaaaaaaaagagaaaagttcAAAATTTTACTCGaaagaaattttcaattttgtttttaatttttctttctttctattttttcctaattaaacaaaagaaattacattgtcatttatattttttcctatttatttattttgataaaaatatgtttttgtttcctctaaattaaatttttaacaacttgattttagtctttcatttttttttatcttattttcccatataattttgaaatactCTACTTTTATTCCCTACAGTgttgttataattaaaatttaatgacaatTGCATAAAATACAGTTAGAGGAACAAAAATAGagtatattaaaatcaaagagatgaaaatagtaaaaaaaatttagacgactaaaatcaaattaaaaaaatttaagagaaactaaaatcatattttatctttattattttctttcaatttgaatatactattgtattttaaatagtttattttaaagAGGTTGCAGCAGAATGTCTGTGGGAGTTGCTATTCTCGATTAAATTTTTTCTATTCACAACTCcatgttcttttaaaaaatattctaaaaatgcACTTTCTTATCTAATAGaaacatgattttattatatattttatcaacaaaatcacttttattttgtataatttttttacatcctctcttacacaataaaaatgtatttcttgttgtgttaatttttttttatgaatttttaaaattaatttagatataAGTTACTCTTTTTaaagtaatcaaattaattatgatataaattatctatttttaaattaattataaaataaaatttaccctTTTAATAAGTTGTCAACattatacaaattatctttttaattaaaattgaattaattaaattaattagataCACGTTATCATTTATAATGGTAGTGGTTCTCTTGTCTTTAGTGTGCAATAGTTAATAACAACTCCTTCGTCCTCAGGATAAAACAACCTTCCAACATGAGTCATAAACCTCTCAGCACGAAAGAAAGTTCCGCAAACTAACACCCACCCATAGCTCAATATTGCTTGGAAAATTTACAAAGCAGAAAATACGTTTATCTTGTTCAACTTGTTTCACGTGTTTTCCACACCTATGCTGCTACTTCCTTTCTCATATTTATATtgctttgaaaatgttttttagaGTAATTAAACCAATTAGACTCTCGAATATACTCAACGTTCAAAACATTTGAAGCCAAAGTATCAAAACCACAATTAAAAGGTATTAAATCACATAAAGACAATTGATTTAAAAgctattaaatcaaattaaaagtttattatGTTACACAATTTATAATCAACTTAAAAGCTTTCAATGGTAATCGATCAATATTAAACCAAATTAAAagcctttaactttttttttttacaagcaaAAGCCTTTAACTTAAAACATAAACTTATGAtataatctaaaatatttttttataaatcatttcacatataaacataaaataaaaaactcttcCATAATTTTCTGCTTATAAGATCTCCATCCATCATAAAAATTACGAGGTTGATCCCATTTTATGTCAACAAGTTAATAGgtaatatatataatcttacCATGAATCTTTGTTGAAGTACGTTGATGATTTCTTAAACTGTGCATGGATACGTCTTTTCTAATCTAATCtctaaacatataaaaaagcAATATCCACCTAAGATATTAAGGAGTGTATATCTTTACAAGATGGTGAATACGTAAAGGAAATGTACATCTTGtatcacaaattcaatttaCATCGCCTTTGTCTTGTTCTTGGAAATCAAACATATTACTCTAAATTGCCATGTGAAATAATTTTGCTCTTGTTTGGCATTTGACTTACCTTGTTTGCTTCTCTATAAATACCATACTATCCATATATAGCATCTATTTCTTACATATCACAATTAACTATCAACATCCAATTAGGGATTTCGTGATAATATGGCTTCTACACTTCATCGTGCATTGTCTCATTTACTCACTCTTGTAGCTTCACTTTCAATACTCCTTGTGCTCCCTTCCTCTTGTTTCAATCCCAGAAAGATTGTCAATGCTTCATACAACTCAAACGGTTTATATTGGTCACCAGCTGTGGCCACTTGGTATGGACCTCCCCATGGGGATGGAAGTGAAGGTATTAGAAAAATTTAGATACACATACATGTAGTTTTTAATTGGTACAAACTAAGAAAATTAATGCTTGGATTATATATGGTTGAAAATGTTTCagtaattatatttgttaattttatatatgtaggTGGTGCTTGTGGTTTTGGCAGTGTTGTTGGGGTACCTCCATTCTCATCAATGATATCTGCGGGAAGCCCTCTTTTGTTTGAATCAGGCAAAGGATGTGGTTTTTGTTATGAGGTACTAACGACGAACATATGTAGCTGTTAAATATATGTTTCTGgattcttattattatattgataaCAAATACTAACAACAAACTTTTTAATATGAGAAATTGTTAAATACAAGTTCCAAGGCCGCCGCCACATGTTTATTGTTTCGGCTAATCTCCATGTGATATATATGTaatcagtttttttattttaattttttaaagaattaataaaacTCAGTATCACGTAAAGATTGTTTGATCAACAATATTAATATGAGaccatgtaataatttttcttgaacaCATTTTTTTGGTTACAAATCTTTAACACATTCTATTCaacacaatttttattatttattaaaatttatcagacatcataattttttataaatccattttctttttttcgagTCTCaggttattttgtaattttaaataataataataaacatgcaATGTGTTAAAAGAAGTTTCTTAGAGAATCTATTAGTAACCCTCCTTATATTGATATGCATTGCATCTAGCtatgtattaattaattaataggttTGCACATtctaatttgatatatataattaatgtgaACATggagataaattaattaataggtTTGCACATtctaatttgatatatataatttcaggTGAAGTGCACAGGGAATTCTGGATGTTCAGGCAACCCTGTGAGGGTAGTGATCACTGATGAGTGTGCTGGATGCTCAGATGCTCAATTCCATTTTGATTTGAGTGGCACTGCTTTTGGTGCCATGGCAGTTTCTGGCCAAGATGAAAAGCTACGCAACGCTGGCAAAATTGCCATTCAATATAGAAGGTGCGTACTGGgttctaagattttttttatgtgaattgaacatgattttaaaattttaaaataattatgcatcCGTCCAACTGAACTAAATTTACTTAGTACTTAGTGGTTATAAGATTTTAATAACAAGCAAAGCACATACAAAACTTATCTACAAcgtaaaaaaaaagcaatactTATGTACTTTTTTATGCTTACAATACTTATGTATGTGTATACGTTCAATATTTCtaattacatattatatttttactttttttttcttttacgttTATGctcatataaatgaaaatatggCAATTATAGTTGATAAATTGTAGCATTTTACTAAATTTACAAtgattcatattaattttaaaacatatattttttatttaaatctaaatattatattttacgataattttatatttttatattgctacagatgttttaaaaatgattttactgCACCCAAAAAATAAGTATTCATTTCCGGTTCTtactttaacaaaaataatttgcaACGAGACCAAAAATATGAGATTCTTAACTTAGAAATTAAAAGTGAATTAAACTCttatagaaattattaaatttgatgatatttttagGCTAAAGATATGTTcatctaaaaaaagaaaatatattttaacctctTATAACTAATTGTACTCTCGTGTCCAtgttttcatcttttcatttaTGGGCCGTGTCGGTGATTTTTAGCTTCTAACTAATTAATGAATCCTATCCTGCGTACGTGATCAAGTAATTAATTTCTAATGGGACAAAATtcccaatttaatttttattttgtcattacattttttttacacacattagataattttatttacattaatGTAACCAACAACTGGAgatgaattttattaatttttgcagAGTTGAATGCAACTATCCCGGTGTATACATAGCTTTTCACGTGGACTTAGGATCCAACCCCGAATATTTTGCAGTTTGTGCTGAATACGAGGATGGGAATGGTGATCTTGACAAAGTTGAACTCAAGGAAGCATTTTCAGCCTCATGGTATTCCATGCAGCGATCATGGGGTGCAATTTGGAAACTCAGCAAAGGTTCACCACTTAAAGCACCATTCTCCATCAGGCTAACAGACTCTGGCAAATCTGTTGTGGCTAACAATGTGATCCCTTCGGGCTGGAAACCTGGCCAGACTTATAGATCAATTGTGAATTTTAGAATCTAAGTTGTCCATTGGTTTGGATCATCAGCTTGTAGCTCTCTCCAActtaatgtaatatataaataagaagaTAACCCTAATCTTAATTTCTAATAGTGAGCTTTTGATTGTGttctttattaatcttaatttctaatttaatttttttgctagctttatttttaacaaattaatttaacatacttttttcttaacttttaagaaacttgtgaatttgatctttatttatttatctatcagTAAGCATAAAAGTTGGgagtaaaatttgtcaaaagaaTAAAACGGGTAAaaatttcccaaaaaaaaaagatgggcgctaaatttgctaaaaaaaatcaaaagttgaAGGCAAAAAAGATAACTAAATTATGAGTAAAATAACAGAGCatataattcataaatttttaaaagttgatgataaaatgtaaagaaaaattattgggATAAAAttcgataaaaattaaaagtgggGATAAAAAGTATAAGTAAGCTTATTAttcatttacaaattaattaaattatgggTCGACCTATGCTTTTCTATCCGAGCTGGGTGGAGGAATCAGAGTGTATTCAATCTTCGCTAATGAACGAATGGAACTAGCTAAAAGACTTGACTATGAGTGAATAATACTCTCtccaaacttaaatatattgttggtaatcaaaatttaaattttcggTAACCTAAACGGATTTTCCCAAACAAAGAATGGGTTTGAATAGTAATTATGACCAGAAGCTATATGGGCCGAAAAGGGTCATATGAAGCCCAAGTATGATAATTTCTGTGGGTGAGAGCAAAATATTGGAGTTGTTTTTGATAAGGAAGCTATTGATAATGTTGTTATTAAGATTTGTTCAAGAGAAGACTAAGTCGAGAGTCGGTTGATAGAATTAGCCATGATAAGAAAGGACATATGTAAGTGGTGCTGAAGATATAGAGCAGTTAAGAAAATGGTAGTTTATCATCTGTTGTTATTTTGAACTTAGAGTATATTTGGAtgagataatttaaaattttaaagaatttcaaatatttcaattgaaattctttcattttcaaaattctgtGTTTTGATAaagaagttaaattttttttcattttcaaaattctgtggttagataaataaattaaatttctttcattttcaaaattttgtgtttggataaagaaattaaatttctttcattttctaaatttcattACACCCAACACAAGTACACCACACCTTCTCATCCTCTCTCGGCCTCCCTTCCCCCAAACTCCACCAATTCTCAATCTCAAACCTCACTGATTTCCCTTCTCTCCTCACACACTTTTCTTCCCACACCCCCACTCTCCCCTTCGCCTCCACCTCCAAATGGGCCCAGCCCAGCCCAAAGCCCAGCCCAAAGCCCCTCCTCAAAACCCTCTTTGTCCTTGATCATGTCCTCATCGGCACCGCCGCGAGTGGCCTCGTCAGCGCCTTCACTTACGTCTGCCTCCTCCCCCTCGACGCCATCAAAACCAAGATGTAGACCAAGGGCACAACACAAATTTACAAAAACACTCGTGACACAATTGTGAAAACTTCCAGTCCAAAGGCATCCTCGGTTTCTACAGCGGCGTGTCCGCGGTTGTCGTCGACTCAACCATATTGCCTTGCACCACACGCTCATCGAAGAGAATGAGAATCGCGGCCCCCAGATTGGGGAAACTCCAAGTGAGAGTCGCatgtcagagagagagagaggttcaCCTCCATGAAAGCGAACACGAATTTTAGAATTCCCTCTCTTTTAGACAGGATTTGcaattccaaaattttagttaattaagaattatttattaaaatactaaaatttcaaattcctttcAACAAGACATCCAAACAGAAAATTTTAGGCTTAGAAATTTTAAATCctctaaaaaattacttttcatGTTTTAAATACTCCATCCAAATAGACTCTTAGGTTTAACGACAACATGGAGGAGTTTACCGAAAAGAAAAGCATTTGTACTGATTAAGGCTTAAACCTTAGTTAACGAGATGAGTGGTTAGATTAGAGTAGATATCAATATCTATCTCTCTCTTGTACAATTAAAAGGAACCTTTAGTCAAATTCAACACTTCAagaatttatcttttatctttaccacaaaactttaaattttattgctttctataaatattttttaccattttaagcctttttttttctcttcccctaCACCAAATGTTTTCTCTAGTTAGTAACTTGGGAACGCATAACTAAGAAATATATATCCTCTTTCGGTATCAATCACTTGACATTTATTTTGGGATTGTGTTGGAGCATTGGCCGATTTATTCAATTGACTTTCATGTGataacacacacaaaaaaaaattacatacattTTCTCTATTATCCTTGATTATATTTATTGAAGATGTGACTTACATTTGAATTaacataaatgtattttttaataatacgtTAAATTGgattaaattagttaaaatttatttatatttcaatcCACTAAACCTGGGcaatattttgttaatattagAGTCAAAATGGAgtactttcttttgttttatttgtcaAATCTATAATACTCAATATTTTCATCTAGAATTagaatgttattgcttattgCCCTAACCAATGAATTGTTGGTCCCACTGATACTAGGTTCAATCCCTTTAAACAAGATCTTGATCGGGTTTGAACCGTGTGTatggaaaaaatatgattgagaaACGAGACCCGACTAAAGATGGTTACTCCGACCGACATCAATCTTCAATAATGTTGATAAATACTCTCTATCAAACTACcaatgtcatgatggcatgccAACAAAGGAATGTTATTGTCCCAATATAATGATTGatttaaggcttaaatatgtttttgatccctGATATATTTCtgaattttgtgtttgattCCTGATATATTTTTCCTTCACATCTACTCCTtggtatttgaaaatttttgttttagatccCTGCCATCAGTTAAGTGATGATGTGTctgttaaatatttgataacacGATTTGTGACGGCTCAAAAACCGCTAGTATTTGTTTCAAAACCAACTTTAAAAACCGCCAGAatcaattaaagtaaaaaaataaatatcctAAACACAGCACTACCCTTTAACCCAACATCTCTTGCCCCAACAATCCTAACAAACTTCTCTTTTTCACTCTTCTTAATCCTCTCATTCGTCTAATTGCTCTTGTTGTCCTTCTCATTCCATTCACTTTCCCCTTAATCCTCACCCtttactcttttttcttttctcttccacATCCCTTTCCATCCTTAACTCTTATCTTAGACCCGATTCACAAAGCCTCATTTGCCTTCTTCCCAGGGTCTCTAGCGATTGGTCCAGCCTCATCGTTGATTTCCAGTGATTCCAATTCTCGCTCCCCCATCCACGTGCATGTTGTCCCCAACCGAGCCCTTTTTCTTCCCTCTTTGGCAGTCGAGGCATAGAAGACAATGATGGTTGTGGTCACACATACGTCAACGTTTCACAAGATCTACAAAATAGATCTTGGCTTGGActgatttttcaaaatatgaatCGACTTCACAAACAACAAGTTCTGGATCGAGGCCCTAATCCTTCCTTGGTTGTTCTTCGTTTAATCTCCACCACCTTCATGTCCTCCTTGGTGTTCCTCCCAATCCCCATCCCTTCTAGTCATACCCGTCGAGTAATGCTACACTGTAACCCTCGATGATGACATCCTTGAACTCCTCCATCCCTTGGTCCTCCAACAGCCTCTCCAGATCACTTTTCAGCTTTTACAGCACTGTGGCCTCCAGTGGAACGTGACGCCGTGGCGCGGCACCATAATCATTGTCGTTGTTGTTTCCTTCAATAAGAGATTTGTTGGTGATGGGAGAGGCCTTCAAGAAGAATCTGATGGTTACTATGTTTGTAACACGAAGGTTCTGGCGAGCTCCATTGTGTCTCCCTCGACGGGGGAAGGCGTGTGGGGGAATTTGGTTTTGGAGATTTGGGACACGCGACTGCGGTGGCGAAAGCCGACAATGGTGGTAGAGTAGGGGCCCACTGTGGATCGGCGTTGGCAGAAAGGTAGAGGACGTGGGAGTGGTTGAAGGCGGTGGCACGAAGAAGGAATTGGTTGTGGAAAAGGATGGAGAGAGAGAGGACTTTCTCaatgtttgatttatttatttttttactttaattgattttgaCGATTTTTTTAATCgccagaaaatttaaatttgattttgaaacaaataCTAGTGGTTTTTGAGCTGCCATAAATCCCgctatcaaatatttaatggaCACGTCATCACTTAACTGACGGCAGAGATCtaaaacaaaacttttcaaatatcAAAGAGCAGatgtgaaagaaaaaattatcaagGATCAAATGCAAAATT encodes the following:
- the LOC114369208 gene encoding putative expansin-B2 is translated as MASTLHRALSHLLTLVASLSILLVLPSSCFNPRKIVNASYNSNGLYWSPAVATWYGPPHGDGSEGGACGFGSVVGVPPFSSMISAGSPLLFESGKGCGFCYEVKCTGNSGCSGNPVRVVITDECAGCSDAQFHFDLSGTAFGAMAVSGQDEKLRNAGKIAIQYRRVECNYPGVYIAFHVDLGSNPEYFAVCAEYEDGNGDLDKVELKEAFSASWYSMQRSWGAIWKLSKGSPLKAPFSIRLTDSGKSVVANNVIPSGWKPGQTYRSIVNFRI